From the genome of Uranotaenia lowii strain MFRU-FL chromosome 1, ASM2978415v1, whole genome shotgun sequence, one region includes:
- the LOC129755462 gene encoding forkhead box protein P1 isoform X1, which produces MEVVCQLHLQLQKERDRLQAMILHLNKKNEIARIPMAGSSPFIPQIPPPPPPYDLISGLRFPPSAAAVAAASAMGVAGAGDAGLVEAALQLTGKQQQQALHHHHHHQQQQQQQQQQHPSQQPGCSSSRSAKGAAMRAKYFAAQESEMAGFKEAHYPDVQDDVHRNREFYRSHDVRPPFTYASLIRQSIIESPEKQLTLNEIYNWFQNTFCYFRRNAATWKNAIRTNLSLHKCFVRYEDDFGSFWMVDDNEFLKRRHLSRGRPRKYDITMALDGAASAAPSSTVEGSEMGPPVDDDHFHQQHHQTIQTGTSGYQHHGPDALGQQQSAALIGGPPPNSYDREQMRNHQTGSMRAPKKEFGRR; this is translated from the exons ATGGAGGTGGTCTGCCAGCTGCATTTGCAGCTACAGAAGGAACGGGACCGTTTGCAGGCGATGATTCTTCATCTGAACAAGAAGAACGAAATTGCTCGTATTCCAATGGCCGGGTCGAGTCCTTTCATTCCACAGATTCCTCCGCCACCTCCACCGTACGATCTGATTTCCGGTTTGCGATTTCCTCCATCGGCTGCGGCAGTTGCAGCGGCATCGGCAATGGGCGTGGCTGGTGCAGGAgatgctggattggtcgaggcAGCACTGCAATTGACAGGGAAACAACAACAGCAAGCattgcatcatcatcatcaccaccagcaacaacagcagcagcaacaacagcagcatcCATCACAGCAACCTGGCTGTTCTTCGAGTCGTTCGGCAAAGGGTGCTGCGATGAGGGCAAAGTACTTTGCCGCACAGGAATCCGAAATGGCCGGTTTTAAGGAGGCTCACTATCCCGATGTTCAAGATG ATGTACATCGTAATCGCGAGTTTTACCGAAGTCACGATGTTCGACCGCCATTTACGTATGCTTCGCTGATCAGACAA TCCATCATTGAGTCACCCGAGAAGCAACTAACTTTGAACGAAATTTACAACTGGTTCCAGAACACTTTCTGTTATTTCCGTAGGAATGCAGCGACATGGAAG AATGCAATCCGGACGAACCTGTCGCTGCACAAGTGCTTTGTTCGGTACGAGGACGATTTTGGTTCGTTCTGGATGGTGGACGATAACGAATTTCTGAAGCGACGCCACCTTTCGCGGGGGAGGCCTCGTAAATACGACATCACGATGGCACTCGATGGAGCGGCTTCAGCAGCGCCCAGCTCGACAGTTGAGGGATCAGAGATGGGTCCGCCCGTTGACGACGATCACTTCCATCAGCAGCACCATCAGACCATTCAAACAGGAACGTCCGGCTATCAACATCACGGACCGGATGCACTCGGACAGCAGCAATCCGCGGCTCTAATCGGTGGACCTCCACCAAACAGTTACGATCGAGAGCAGATGCGGAACCACCAGACGGGGTCAATGAGGGCTCCCAAAAAAGAATTCGGCAGACGGTAA
- the LOC129755462 gene encoding forkhead box protein P1 isoform X2, with amino-acid sequence MEVVCQLHLQLQKERDRLQAMILHLNKKNEIARIPMAGSSPFIPQIPPPPPPYDLISGLRFPPSAAAVAAASAMGVAGAGDAGLVEAALQLTGKQQQQALHHHHHHQQQQQQQQQQHPSQQPGCSSSRSAKGAAMRAKYFAAQESEMAGFKEAHYPDVQDGEHNLKKVCSSTSTCYLILDVHRNREFYRSHDVRPPFTYASLIRQSIIESPEKQLTLNEIYNWFQNTFCYFRRNAATWKNAVRHNLSLHKCFMRVENIKGAVWTVNEAEFRKRRPQKLGIMQFKFQNTTHGHGHVVNPGAILGCSSGDGSVGSGGGSKKKPPPSLAQQLSPMALKPPPPVSFFYKRFVPVASFGFFLFF; translated from the exons ATGGAGGTGGTCTGCCAGCTGCATTTGCAGCTACAGAAGGAACGGGACCGTTTGCAGGCGATGATTCTTCATCTGAACAAGAAGAACGAAATTGCTCGTATTCCAATGGCCGGGTCGAGTCCTTTCATTCCACAGATTCCTCCGCCACCTCCACCGTACGATCTGATTTCCGGTTTGCGATTTCCTCCATCGGCTGCGGCAGTTGCAGCGGCATCGGCAATGGGCGTGGCTGGTGCAGGAgatgctggattggtcgaggcAGCACTGCAATTGACAGGGAAACAACAACAGCAAGCattgcatcatcatcatcaccaccagcaacaacagcagcagcaacaacagcagcatcCATCACAGCAACCTGGCTGTTCTTCGAGTCGTTCGGCAAAGGGTGCTGCGATGAGGGCAAAGTACTTTGCCGCACAGGAATCCGAAATGGCCGGTTTTAAGGAGGCTCACTATCCCGATGTTCAAGATGGTGAAcataatttaaagaaagtttgtTCATCAACTTCAACTTGTTATTTAATTCTAGATGTACATCGTAATCGCGAGTTTTACCGAAGTCACGATGTTCGACCGCCATTTACGTATGCTTCGCTGATCAGACAA TCCATCATTGAGTCACCCGAGAAGCAACTAACTTTGAACGAAATTTACAACTGGTTCCAGAACACTTTCTGTTATTTCCGTAGGAATGCAGCGACATGGAAG AACGCCGTCCGGCACAATCTGTCGCTGCACAAATGCTTCATGCGGGTGGAGAACATCAAGGGCGCTGTCTGGACCGTGAACGAGGCAGAGTTTCGCAAGCGTCGCCCGCAGAAGCTGGGAATAATGCAGTTTAAATTTCAGAACACGACCCACGGCCATGGCCACGTGGTCAATCCAGGCGCAATTCTGGGTTGTAGTTCGGGGGATGGTTCCGTGGGTAGTGGTGGGGGCTCCAAGAAGAAACCTCCGCCATCGCTGGCCCAACAACTCTCGCCGATGGCTCTGAAACCTCCGCCCCCGGTCAGCTTCTTCTACAAACGGTTTGTCCCTGTAgcttcgtttggtttttttctctttttttaa